In Aurantimicrobium minutum, the following proteins share a genomic window:
- a CDS encoding ABC transporter substrate-binding protein yields MRELSLRTRALSGLALAATSALVLAGCASGSSDNASGATYAAADCAADSTSDNTFKVGTLLPTTGNLAFLGPPEIAGVGLAVADINAAGGVNGTDACVYNTDSGDSSDMSVSTASAEDLIQQKVSFVLGAASSSVSLNVVDAITEAGIVQISPANTAAALSGYSPFYFRVAPPDTVQGNALGQLITGDGNSSVAFLVFNDSYGTGLRDSTEAAINEAGGEVVYGGQGKGQEFPPSQTTFSSEVTAALSANPDALVVIAFDETKAIIPELVAQGWDMANTYFVDGNTSSFEADFEAGTLEGAQGTIPGAAPSDELKALLTKYWSDVQGEELTDFIYAAESYDATMLAALAATKGGDNTPATIQANLAAVSGANGGEKCTTFAACVDLIKAGKEIQYQGPSSIGPFNELNDPSSAFVGIYQFNNKNVPIWATAVEGKS; encoded by the coding sequence ATGCGTGAACTTTCACTCCGCACACGTGCGCTCAGTGGTCTAGCTCTCGCAGCAACGTCAGCACTCGTGCTGGCTGGTTGTGCAAGCGGATCTTCTGACAACGCATCTGGCGCGACATACGCCGCTGCTGATTGTGCTGCAGACAGCACCAGCGACAACACCTTCAAGGTCGGAACTTTGCTTCCCACCACCGGTAACCTAGCGTTCCTCGGCCCACCTGAAATTGCTGGTGTTGGTCTCGCAGTAGCAGACATCAACGCTGCTGGTGGCGTCAACGGTACCGACGCATGTGTTTACAACACCGACTCTGGTGACTCCAGCGACATGTCTGTATCTACTGCATCTGCAGAAGACCTCATTCAGCAGAAGGTGTCCTTCGTTCTTGGTGCTGCATCCTCGAGTGTGTCTCTTAACGTTGTTGACGCCATCACCGAAGCAGGCATCGTTCAGATCTCTCCTGCAAACACTGCAGCAGCACTGTCTGGCTACAGCCCCTTCTACTTCCGTGTTGCACCACCAGACACCGTTCAGGGTAACGCTCTCGGTCAGCTCATCACCGGTGACGGAAACTCCAGCGTTGCATTCCTCGTCTTCAACGACTCCTACGGAACCGGTCTTCGTGACTCGACCGAAGCAGCTATCAATGAAGCAGGTGGAGAAGTTGTTTACGGCGGTCAGGGCAAGGGTCAGGAATTCCCTCCTTCTCAGACCACCTTCTCTTCTGAGGTCACCGCAGCTCTGTCTGCAAACCCAGATGCACTCGTTGTGATCGCATTCGATGAGACCAAGGCAATCATCCCCGAGCTTGTTGCTCAGGGCTGGGACATGGCTAACACCTACTTCGTTGACGGTAACACCAGCTCATTCGAAGCAGACTTCGAAGCCGGCACACTTGAGGGTGCTCAGGGAACCATCCCTGGTGCAGCTCCTTCAGACGAGCTCAAGGCTCTGCTGACCAAGTACTGGTCTGACGTTCAGGGTGAAGAACTCACTGACTTCATCTACGCAGCAGAATCCTACGACGCAACCATGCTTGCAGCTCTCGCGGCAACCAAGGGTGGCGACAACACCCCAGCAACCATCCAGGCTAACCTGGCTGCAGTTTCTGGTGCTAACGGCGGCGAGAAGTGCACCACCTTCGCAGCCTGTGTTGACCTGATCAAGGCTGGTAAGGAAATTCAGTACCAGGGTCCATCTTCGATTGGTCCCTTCAACGAACTGAACGACCCATCCTCCGCATTCGTTGGTATTTACCAGTTCAACAACAAGAACGTTCCCATCTGGGCAACAGCTGTTGAGGGTAAGTCCTAA
- a CDS encoding ABC transporter substrate-binding protein, with the protein MREISLRTRALGGLALAASSALVLAGCASGSSDGGSSEAAYTAAECAADSTSENTFKVGTILPVTGSLAFLGPPEIAGVGLAVADINAAGGVNGMDACLYQTDSGDSSDMSVSTASAEDLIKQKVSVVIGAASSSVSLNVVDSFTEAGIVQISPANTSAALSGYSPFYFRTAPPDTVQGSALGQLIVGDGNSTVAFLVFNDSYGTGLRDSTEAAIVEGGGSVVYGGTGKGQEFPPAQTTFSSEVTAALAANPDALVVIAFDETKAIIPELVAQGWDMANTYFTDGNTGSFEKDFEAGTLEGAQGTIPGAAPSDELKALLGKYWSDVQGEELTDFSYAAESYDSTMLAALAATLGGDNSPATIQANLAAVSGANGGEKCTTYTACVDLIKAGKDIQYQGPSSVGPFNDKNDPSSAFIGIYKYNDVNVPVWASAVEGKS; encoded by the coding sequence ATGCGAGAAATTTCTCTCCGCACTCGTGCACTCGGTGGTCTGGCTCTCGCAGCTTCGTCAGCATTGGTGCTGGCAGGTTGTGCGTCTGGATCTTCCGACGGTGGCTCAAGCGAGGCTGCGTACACCGCAGCTGAGTGTGCCGCTGACAGCACTAGCGAAAACACCTTCAAGGTAGGAACTATCCTCCCCGTAACCGGTTCGCTTGCGTTCCTCGGCCCACCGGAAATTGCTGGTGTTGGCCTTGCAGTAGCTGACATCAACGCTGCTGGCGGCGTAAACGGTATGGACGCTTGCCTCTACCAGACTGACTCTGGTGACTCTAGCGACATGTCTGTTTCTACCGCTTCAGCTGAAGACCTCATCAAGCAGAAGGTTTCTGTTGTCATTGGTGCAGCATCTTCGAGTGTTTCTCTCAACGTTGTTGACTCGTTCACCGAGGCTGGCATTGTGCAGATCTCTCCTGCTAACACCTCTGCAGCTCTTTCTGGCTACAGCCCCTTCTACTTCCGTACTGCACCACCAGACACCGTTCAGGGTTCTGCTCTCGGTCAGCTGATCGTCGGTGACGGAAACTCAACAGTTGCATTCCTCGTATTCAACGACTCCTACGGAACCGGTCTTCGTGACTCGACCGAAGCTGCAATCGTTGAAGGTGGCGGAAGCGTTGTTTACGGTGGAACCGGTAAGGGCCAGGAGTTCCCTCCTGCTCAGACCACCTTCTCCTCCGAAGTAACTGCAGCTCTTGCAGCTAACCCAGATGCTCTTGTTGTCATCGCATTCGATGAGACCAAGGCAATCATCCCCGAGCTCGTAGCTCAGGGCTGGGACATGGCTAACACCTACTTCACCGATGGAAACACCGGATCCTTCGAAAAGGACTTTGAAGCAGGTACCCTCGAAGGTGCTCAGGGAACCATTCCTGGTGCAGCTCCTTCGGACGAGCTCAAGGCACTCCTCGGCAAGTACTGGTCTGACGTTCAGGGCGAAGAGCTCACTGACTTCAGCTACGCTGCCGAGTCCTACGACTCGACCATGCTTGCAGCTCTCGCTGCAACCTTGGGTGGCGACAACAGCCCAGCAACCATCCAGGCTAACCTGGCTGCAGTTTCTGGTGCTAACGGCGGCGAAAAGTGCACCACTTACACCGCTTGTGTCGACCTGATCAAGGCTGGCAAGGACATTCAGTACCAGGGTCCATCTTCGGTTGGTCCTTTCAACGACAAGAATGACCCATCCTCCGCGTTCATCGGTATCTACAAGTACAACGATGTCAACGTTCCAGTATGGGCATCTGCTGTTGAGGGTAAGTCCTAA
- a CDS encoding ABC transporter substrate-binding protein — translation MGLNKIAATIVAGALALTLAGCSGGEVTPTATPTPVKPSGDGVLRIGDMTPVTGDLAAYSASQAAGIELAIREINEQGGYNKVPVEVLHRNAGDGDAAATEASFNDLVSRGVDVIIAPASTGVAETLAELVAKNDANVAIVSIATKDNAPKGATVTAVKADDAFVARLKSSDPSVSEYGYGAESYDLTIASALAATVSKDDGGASITQGLIAVTNQAGFKCTSYGMCVSAVNDKQAINYVGPAGQINYDTETGVAYFGKTIVVEKKKK, via the coding sequence GTGGGTCTGAATAAGATTGCCGCCACAATCGTTGCAGGTGCGCTTGCACTCACGTTGGCTGGATGCTCCGGCGGTGAGGTCACACCCACTGCTACCCCGACTCCCGTGAAGCCCTCGGGCGATGGTGTGCTGCGCATCGGTGACATGACTCCTGTCACCGGCGACCTCGCTGCCTACTCTGCTTCTCAAGCTGCCGGTATTGAACTTGCTATTCGTGAAATCAACGAACAGGGTGGCTACAACAAGGTTCCTGTCGAGGTCCTGCACCGCAACGCCGGTGACGGCGATGCGGCAGCAACTGAAGCCAGCTTCAACGATCTGGTCTCTCGAGGCGTAGACGTCATCATTGCTCCTGCCTCCACGGGTGTTGCTGAAACCCTGGCCGAGCTGGTGGCAAAGAATGACGCCAACGTGGCCATCGTCTCTATCGCAACCAAGGACAACGCACCCAAGGGTGCGACGGTCACTGCCGTGAAAGCAGATGACGCTTTCGTTGCACGCCTGAAGAGCTCTGACCCTTCCGTGTCCGAATACGGCTATGGTGCTGAGTCTTATGACCTCACTATTGCGTCTGCTCTGGCAGCAACTGTGTCCAAGGATGACGGTGGCGCCTCAATTACTCAGGGCCTCATTGCTGTGACCAATCAGGCAGGCTTCAAGTGCACCAGCTACGGCATGTGTGTCTCAGCTGTCAACGACAAACAAGCCATCAACTACGTGGGGCCTGCAGGCCAGATTAACTACGACACTGAAACCGGCGTTGCCTACTTTGGCAAGACCATCGTCGTAGAGAAGAAGAAAAAGTAG
- the rarD gene encoding EamA family transporter RarD has protein sequence MTSPAAPAPEKLSRSGLLYAFGAYGLWGLFPLYFLTLEPATPFEVVGYRILFSLIFCTFLIAVSRKWRQLVVILKQRKLMLTLGVAAVLIYINWQVFILAVLSNQIVESSLGYFINPIVTVVLGVIVLREKLRTMQWVAVGISFVAVIVLTVSYGAIPWISLTLAASFGLYGLIKKRTGVSVDAISGLTIETMWMTPVAIIQLMIVSNLVGLSFFGYGFTHTLLLASAGVVTAVPLIMFGAGARRLPLTAIGLIQYSTPVFSFLMAVFVLHEPMPPVRWVGFFIIWVALIVLTTDMLRHGKANRLARAAEELTIE, from the coding sequence ATGACTTCTCCAGCTGCTCCTGCACCCGAGAAGCTCTCCCGTTCCGGTTTGCTCTATGCCTTTGGTGCATATGGGCTGTGGGGCTTGTTCCCGCTCTACTTCCTCACCTTGGAACCTGCGACGCCCTTTGAAGTGGTCGGCTATCGCATCCTGTTCTCTCTCATCTTCTGCACGTTCTTGATTGCCGTCTCGAGGAAATGGCGACAACTTGTTGTCATTTTGAAACAGCGCAAACTCATGCTCACCTTGGGTGTGGCAGCAGTGCTGATTTATATCAACTGGCAGGTCTTCATCCTGGCGGTGCTCAGCAACCAGATTGTCGAGTCGTCACTGGGCTACTTCATCAACCCCATCGTGACAGTTGTCTTGGGTGTGATCGTGCTGCGCGAGAAACTGCGCACCATGCAGTGGGTTGCCGTCGGCATCAGCTTTGTTGCCGTCATCGTGTTGACCGTGAGCTATGGAGCAATTCCGTGGATCTCGCTCACCTTGGCAGCGTCCTTTGGTTTGTATGGTCTGATCAAGAAGCGCACCGGCGTCTCGGTCGATGCCATCAGTGGTCTCACTATTGAGACCATGTGGATGACGCCGGTGGCGATCATTCAGCTCATGATCGTTTCTAACCTGGTTGGGCTCTCCTTCTTTGGTTATGGTTTCACGCACACTCTGTTGCTTGCCTCAGCTGGTGTGGTCACCGCGGTGCCACTCATCATGTTTGGTGCTGGTGCTCGCCGACTGCCCCTGACCGCTATTGGTTTGATTCAATACTCCACACCTGTGTTCTCGTTCTTGATGGCCGTCTTCGTGCTGCATGAGCCCATGCCGCCGGTGCGCTGGGTGGGCTTCTTCATCATCTGGGTGGCACTGATTGTGCTCACCACAGACATGCTGCGCCATGGCAAGGCGAACCGCCTTGCTCGTGCTGCAGAAGAACTCACTATCGAATAG
- the groES gene encoding co-chaperone GroES, whose amino-acid sequence MSVAIKPLEDRIVIKQVEAEQTTASGLVIPDTAKEKPQEGVVVAVGPGRIDDNGNRVPLDIAEGDKVIYSKYGGTEVKYAGEEYLVLSARDVLAIVVR is encoded by the coding sequence GTGTCGGTCGCCATTAAGCCGCTCGAAGATCGCATTGTTATCAAGCAGGTAGAAGCCGAGCAGACCACTGCTTCCGGTCTCGTCATTCCTGACACTGCTAAGGAAAAGCCCCAGGAGGGCGTTGTCGTTGCTGTAGGCCCCGGCCGCATCGACGACAACGGTAACCGTGTTCCTCTGGACATCGCCGAAGGTGACAAGGTTATCTACTCCAAGTACGGCGGAACCGAAGTCAAGTACGCCGGTGAAGAGTACCTCGTACTCTCCGCTCGTGACGTTCTCGCGATCGTCGTTCGCTAA
- a CDS encoding class I SAM-dependent methyltransferase, translating to MESAELRELLTPEGLALLNSLPEYSSATDVLKIVSELRKAGNSASLVASVLTQAKLRAKAQSKFGDFASTMLFTEAGLEQATRLPVAALHAGRFVRAGLTRVADLGCGIGADALAIAGAGLSVHAVEADEVTAAIAVMNLSAFPEATVSHGTAEEADLTGIEGVYLDPARRTSGHNNTSRLTKSEDYLPSLDFAFGLAAQLPTGIKLGPGFDRELIPDNCEAQWVSVGGDVVELGLWFGPLAREGIARSALIMTPEGMHELTGAADSADAEVGPLGRYLYEPDGAVIRARLIGDLARSLGAHMLDEHIAYMSSETLVHSPFAAAFEVHEQFPLDVKQLAAELSKRNIGTLEIKKRGVDIDPAEFRKKLKLSGPESATLFLTRIGERRAALLAQRA from the coding sequence ATGGAGAGTGCTGAACTACGCGAACTGCTCACCCCTGAGGGGCTCGCTCTCCTGAATTCTTTGCCCGAGTATTCCTCCGCGACAGACGTACTCAAGATCGTCTCAGAGTTACGCAAAGCCGGAAATTCCGCGTCATTAGTGGCTTCGGTGCTCACCCAAGCCAAGTTGCGCGCTAAAGCACAATCAAAGTTCGGTGACTTTGCCTCCACGATGTTGTTCACCGAGGCAGGCCTCGAACAGGCAACCAGGCTGCCGGTGGCGGCACTTCATGCCGGTCGTTTTGTTCGCGCAGGGCTCACTCGCGTTGCTGATCTGGGATGTGGAATTGGGGCAGATGCATTGGCTATTGCCGGGGCTGGACTGAGCGTCCATGCAGTGGAGGCCGATGAAGTGACCGCTGCCATTGCCGTGATGAACCTCAGCGCCTTCCCCGAAGCAACTGTTTCTCACGGCACAGCCGAAGAAGCAGACCTCACCGGCATCGAGGGTGTTTATCTCGATCCTGCCCGGAGGACCTCCGGACACAACAACACCAGTCGCCTGACCAAGTCTGAAGACTATTTGCCATCTCTCGATTTTGCCTTCGGTCTCGCAGCGCAACTGCCGACCGGAATCAAACTAGGTCCTGGCTTTGATCGTGAGCTCATTCCAGATAACTGTGAAGCACAGTGGGTTTCTGTTGGTGGAGATGTTGTGGAACTGGGGCTGTGGTTTGGCCCACTTGCTAGGGAGGGTATTGCCCGCTCCGCCTTGATCATGACACCAGAAGGAATGCATGAGCTCACCGGAGCTGCAGACTCTGCTGATGCTGAAGTGGGACCTCTGGGCAGATACCTCTACGAACCTGACGGTGCTGTTATTCGAGCACGCCTGATCGGTGACCTTGCTCGCTCACTCGGTGCTCACATGCTCGATGAACACATTGCCTATATGAGCAGTGAGACGTTAGTCCACTCCCCCTTTGCAGCTGCCTTCGAAGTTCACGAGCAGTTCCCATTAGATGTGAAACAACTTGCTGCTGAACTGAGCAAGCGCAACATCGGCACTTTGGAAATCAAGAAACGTGGTGTTGATATTGACCCGGCAGAGTTCCGCAAGAAACTCAAACTCTCTGGGCCGGAATCTGCAACGTTGTTCCTCACTCGCATTGGCGAGCGCAGAGCCGCACTTCTCGCTCAGCGGGCTTAA
- a CDS encoding DUF4190 domain-containing protein has translation MTEKAPKTSKPATKAAVAKPAAAEAAAPAAPTVTVVSSEKTNTLSIVALVAGIVGLTFIPFLASIVAVVTGHMARAEVRRTGEQGGGLALAGLIMGYVGIGLAVLVISLLFAFLGVVIASGMGNYYY, from the coding sequence ATGACAGAAAAAGCACCAAAGACTTCCAAGCCTGCAACCAAAGCAGCAGTGGCAAAGCCTGCTGCAGCGGAGGCAGCAGCTCCTGCCGCACCAACCGTGACCGTGGTCTCTTCGGAGAAGACCAACACTCTCTCGATTGTTGCGCTCGTTGCCGGAATTGTCGGCCTCACCTTCATTCCCTTCCTTGCCAGCATCGTTGCTGTCGTCACCGGCCACATGGCCCGCGCCGAAGTTCGCCGCACGGGTGAACAAGGCGGCGGTCTTGCTCTAGCAGGCCTCATCATGGGCTATGTCGGCATCGGCCTTGCTGTGCTCGTCATCTCCCTGCTCTTTGCCTTCCTGGGCGTTGTGATCGCCTCGGGAATGGGAAATTACTACTACTAA
- the tsaD gene encoding tRNA (adenosine(37)-N6)-threonylcarbamoyltransferase complex transferase subunit TsaD, which yields MINREAPLVLGIETSCDETGIGIVRGRELLANVIASSMNEHARYGGVVPEVAARAHLEALRPALTEAVATAGIELADLDAVAVTSGPGLAGALMVGVGAAKALALSLDKPLYAVNHLVGHVGADVLGEDGPLEYPTIALLVSGGHTSLLLVKDLTSDVVMLGETIDDAAGEAFDKVARILGLPYPGGPHIDRVAADGDPKAIRFPRGLTLPKDMDKHRYDFSFSGLKTAVARWVEVRRDAGEEIPVADVAASFREAVVDVLTAKAIAACQDYGVPRLLLGGGVVANARLREVASQRAEAAGVELRIPAFSLCTDNGAMIAALASELIMEGAQPSSLSFGADSTLPVTDIHVH from the coding sequence GTGATAAATAGAGAAGCACCCCTCGTGCTGGGTATTGAGACCAGCTGTGATGAGACCGGTATCGGTATTGTTCGTGGCCGTGAATTGTTGGCGAACGTTATTGCCTCCTCGATGAATGAACATGCTCGCTATGGTGGCGTGGTTCCCGAGGTTGCTGCTCGTGCACACTTGGAAGCTTTACGCCCCGCCCTCACCGAGGCAGTTGCCACGGCAGGCATCGAGCTTGCAGATCTCGATGCAGTCGCCGTCACGAGTGGCCCAGGCCTTGCCGGTGCTCTCATGGTGGGAGTCGGTGCAGCTAAAGCTTTGGCACTTTCGCTGGATAAGCCGTTGTATGCCGTCAACCACTTGGTTGGTCACGTGGGAGCAGATGTTCTGGGCGAAGACGGCCCCCTGGAATATCCCACCATCGCGCTTCTTGTCTCCGGTGGTCACACCTCGTTGCTTCTGGTCAAAGACCTCACCTCGGATGTGGTGATGCTCGGTGAAACAATCGATGATGCTGCTGGTGAAGCTTTTGACAAGGTCGCACGAATCCTTGGCCTCCCCTATCCCGGCGGTCCCCACATCGACCGCGTTGCGGCCGACGGAGACCCGAAAGCAATCCGTTTCCCCCGAGGGCTCACTCTGCCTAAGGACATGGACAAGCACCGCTATGACTTCTCCTTCTCCGGCTTGAAAACAGCAGTGGCCAGGTGGGTGGAAGTGCGCCGGGATGCCGGTGAAGAAATACCCGTAGCCGATGTGGCAGCGAGCTTCCGCGAAGCAGTAGTGGACGTGTTGACGGCCAAAGCTATTGCAGCCTGCCAAGACTATGGTGTTCCCCGGCTGTTACTTGGCGGCGGAGTTGTCGCTAATGCTCGCCTGCGTGAAGTTGCCAGCCAGCGGGCTGAAGCTGCCGGTGTTGAGTTGAGAATTCCTGCATTCTCTCTGTGCACCGATAACGGTGCCATGATTGCGGCGCTCGCGTCAGAGCTCATTATGGAAGGCGCTCAGCCCTCCTCGCTAAGTTTTGGAGCTGACAGCACACTCCCAGTTACAGACATCCACGTTCATTAG
- the rimI gene encoding ribosomal protein S18-alanine N-acetyltransferase, translating into MINSIVLRQAGIEDVPAIMEIETPVFGGEAWSVEAMARDVADHNCFYLIAEAHTDALGGDPLVVGYAGLLAPKGSGDGDIQTIAVHPDFRSHGLGRRLMEALLEEAEARHARRIFLEVRADNPHAIALYSSLGFEEIAVRPGYYQPEGVDAVIMKKGADL; encoded by the coding sequence ATGATCAACAGCATTGTCTTGCGCCAAGCGGGCATCGAAGATGTGCCCGCAATTATGGAGATCGAAACTCCTGTGTTCGGCGGGGAGGCCTGGTCTGTTGAAGCCATGGCTCGCGATGTTGCCGATCACAACTGTTTCTATCTCATCGCTGAAGCACACACCGATGCGTTAGGTGGAGACCCGCTCGTCGTGGGTTACGCAGGCCTGCTCGCTCCGAAAGGTTCTGGCGATGGTGATATCCAAACCATTGCTGTTCATCCAGACTTCCGCAGCCACGGTCTTGGCCGCCGGTTGATGGAAGCACTGTTGGAAGAAGCAGAAGCGCGCCATGCGCGCCGCATCTTCTTAGAAGTGCGTGCAGATAATCCTCACGCCATTGCCTTGTATTCCTCTTTAGGGTTTGAAGAAATTGCTGTGCGCCCCGGTTATTACCAACCCGAAGGTGTGGATGCGGTCATCATGAAGAAGGGGGCAGATCTGTGA
- the tsaB gene encoding tRNA (adenosine(37)-N6)-threonylcarbamoyltransferase complex dimerization subunit type 1 TsaB has translation MTTIILAIDTSAGTSVALVNEGRVLASRSTPDTMRHAEVVGPFIQEVLTEAAVKAENVTYVAAGMGPGPFTGLRVGIAAADAFAFGAGAILLPMVSHDAVAAEHFAASSQPVHVVTDARRKELFWSAYSQITDGIPARVEGPALAKADEVPQAEGIRLDAREVHAEWLGLVAEAMLIQGKEFPPATAVYLRSPDVTMSNGPKRVVQEMRGGQK, from the coding sequence ATGACCACCATCATTCTTGCCATTGATACCTCTGCGGGAACAAGCGTTGCCCTGGTGAATGAGGGGCGTGTTCTCGCTTCACGCTCCACCCCCGACACCATGCGTCATGCCGAAGTGGTGGGGCCCTTCATTCAGGAGGTCCTCACCGAGGCTGCAGTGAAGGCAGAGAACGTTACCTACGTAGCTGCAGGGATGGGACCTGGCCCGTTCACGGGTTTGCGTGTGGGGATTGCTGCCGCCGATGCATTCGCATTCGGCGCCGGGGCAATCCTGTTGCCCATGGTGAGCCATGACGCTGTTGCTGCTGAACATTTCGCCGCGAGCTCGCAGCCTGTTCACGTGGTTACCGATGCGCGGCGGAAGGAATTGTTCTGGAGCGCGTACTCCCAGATCACGGACGGAATACCTGCTCGAGTCGAAGGCCCAGCTCTTGCGAAAGCAGATGAAGTTCCTCAAGCAGAAGGTATCCGGTTGGATGCTCGTGAAGTTCACGCCGAGTGGTTGGGTCTCGTTGCTGAGGCAATGCTGATCCAAGGAAAAGAGTTCCCTCCCGCGACGGCAGTGTATTTACGCTCACCTGATGTGACCATGAGCAACGGCCCCAAGAGAGTTGTTCAAGAAATGCGTGGGGGTCAGAAATGA
- the tsaE gene encoding tRNA (adenosine(37)-N6)-threonylcarbamoyltransferase complex ATPase subunit type 1 TsaE translates to MLGTRTISTPEEMHELGLDIGRELRAGDVLVLTGPLGAGKTTLTRGIGEGLQVRGPVTSPTFVLARTHPSLIGGAPLVHVDAYRLNSAVELDDLDIDFANSVVVVEWGAGMLDGIVDSWLDVVIERPEGGQAGELGEELVEPRHVTLTGHGSRWEQS, encoded by the coding sequence ATGCTGGGCACACGCACCATTTCCACTCCGGAAGAGATGCATGAGCTAGGTCTCGATATTGGCCGTGAGCTTCGTGCCGGAGACGTTCTTGTGTTGACTGGGCCCCTAGGCGCGGGCAAGACCACACTCACACGCGGTATTGGTGAAGGCTTGCAGGTTCGTGGACCCGTTACCTCTCCCACTTTCGTTCTTGCCAGAACCCACCCCAGCCTGATCGGCGGTGCACCGTTGGTGCACGTCGATGCCTATCGTTTGAATAGCGCCGTTGAACTCGATGATCTCGATATTGACTTCGCCAACTCGGTCGTTGTTGTTGAGTGGGGTGCCGGCATGCTTGATGGCATCGTGGACTCTTGGCTCGATGTTGTTATTGAGCGCCCCGAGGGCGGCCAAGCTGGTGAGCTCGGTGAGGAACTCGTCGAGCCACGTCATGTCACCCTTACCGGGCACGGGTCACGGTGGGAGCAATCATGA
- the alr gene encoding alanine racemase: MSHTPFRIARVNTDAIAGNVRRIREITGVDDVLIVVKANAYGHGMVPAARAALAGGATWLGTADISEALTLREAGITAPVLCWIHAPDETFDEAVGVDITLGAVSVAQLNAIAAAGHRVHKTPRVHLKLDTGLSRNGASPNQWDAFFRTAAELHASGDLVVEGVMSHLSNTTPEDDLEQLKVFLVGISELADAGIEPPYVHLAASLAALTLPETRFNMVRSGIAAYGIGPTEEHRPEQFGLTPAMTLEGRVVAVRRVPENTGVSYGYLHRTPHESTLALIPFGYGDGINRDASLNGPVLLNGSTYPVAGRIAMDQFLVNVGDDPVAVGDHVVLFGNPELGHPSVHDWAAAAGSIGYEIVTRLIPTRLEYIYEGQV, from the coding sequence ATGAGCCACACACCGTTTCGCATTGCCCGCGTCAACACCGATGCCATAGCTGGCAACGTTCGACGCATCCGGGAGATCACCGGCGTGGACGATGTTTTGATTGTGGTCAAAGCTAATGCCTACGGCCATGGCATGGTTCCGGCTGCCCGCGCTGCGCTAGCCGGTGGAGCAACTTGGTTGGGCACAGCAGATATTTCCGAGGCACTTACCCTCCGCGAGGCAGGAATCACAGCGCCGGTGCTGTGTTGGATTCATGCCCCAGATGAAACTTTCGATGAAGCAGTTGGGGTAGACATCACTTTAGGTGCCGTCTCGGTTGCACAGCTGAACGCCATCGCGGCGGCTGGACACCGAGTGCACAAAACCCCTCGCGTTCACCTCAAATTGGACACTGGGCTGAGTCGTAATGGCGCCAGCCCAAATCAGTGGGATGCGTTCTTCCGCACCGCTGCCGAACTGCATGCCTCGGGAGATCTTGTTGTTGAAGGTGTGATGAGTCACCTCTCCAACACCACCCCAGAAGATGACCTCGAACAGCTCAAGGTGTTTCTGGTGGGGATCTCTGAACTGGCAGATGCAGGGATTGAACCTCCCTATGTTCACTTAGCTGCGTCGCTGGCAGCGCTGACGCTGCCTGAGACGCGATTCAATATGGTTCGTTCAGGGATTGCTGCCTACGGCATTGGTCCCACAGAGGAACACCGTCCAGAACAGTTTGGTCTTACCCCTGCGATGACGCTTGAGGGGCGTGTGGTGGCTGTTCGTCGCGTTCCCGAGAACACAGGTGTGAGCTATGGCTACCTGCACCGCACACCACACGAGAGCACCCTGGCGTTGATTCCGTTTGGCTATGGTGACGGCATCAACCGCGATGCATCCTTGAATGGCCCTGTCCTGCTCAACGGCTCCACCTATCCAGTGGCGGGCCGTATTGCGATGGATCAGTTCCTGGTGAATGTGGGGGATGACCCTGTTGCGGTGGGAGACCACGTGGTGCTCTTTGGCAACCCTGAGCTCGGGCACCCTTCCGTGCATGACTGGGCAGCGGCCGCCGGATCTATTGGCTATGAGATAGTGACCAGGCTGATTCCTACGCGCCTGGAATACATCTACGAAGGCCAGGTCTAA
- a CDS encoding holo-ACP synthase, with protein MIMGVGVDIVDIARFERALERTPKLAERLFVESERELPAHSLAGRFAAKEALIKAFGGSGSMTFHDMVVIKDQLGKPSFDLSGAAAQMAHERGITSVHLSISHDADAAVAFVVAEGAAA; from the coding sequence ATGATCATGGGAGTGGGCGTCGACATCGTCGACATCGCTCGCTTTGAGCGGGCGCTTGAGCGCACCCCCAAACTCGCTGAACGACTCTTTGTTGAATCGGAACGTGAACTTCCCGCACACTCTTTAGCGGGCCGGTTCGCAGCCAAGGAAGCTCTCATTAAAGCTTTCGGCGGCTCAGGTTCGATGACCTTCCACGACATGGTTGTTATCAAAGACCAGCTGGGCAAGCCTTCTTTTGACTTGAGTGGGGCAGCTGCCCAGATGGCACACGAACGGGGAATAACCTCGGTGCACCTGTCTATTTCGCATGACGCCGATGCTGCTGTTGCGTTCGTGGTTGCCGAAGGCGCTGCCGCATGA